The Sulfurimonas lithotrophica genome includes a region encoding these proteins:
- the rplL gene encoding 50S ribosomal protein L7/L12, with product MAVTKEDVLEFISGLSVLELSELVKEFEEKFGVSAQPVAVAGGAVAGGEAAEEKTEFDVVLTDAGAKKIGVIKVVRGLTGLGLKEAKEACEATPSVIKEGVDKETAEAAKAELEEAGASVELK from the coding sequence ATGGCTGTAACTAAAGAAGACGTATTAGAGTTTATCTCAGGACTTTCTGTATTAGAACTTTCTGAGCTTGTAAAAGAGTTTGAAGAAAAATTTGGTGTATCTGCACAACCTGTTGCTGTAGCTGGTGGAGCTGTAGCCGGTGGTGAAGCTGCTGAAGAAAAAACTGAGTTTGATGTTGTATTAACTGATGCCGGTGCTAAGAAAATCGGTGTTATTAAAGTAGTTCGTGGTCTTACTGGTTTAGGACTAAAAGAAGCTAAAGAGGCATGTGAAGCTACTCCATCGGTAATCAAAGAAGGTGTAGATAAAGAAACTGCTGAAGCTGCTAAAGCTGAGCTTGAAGAAGCTGGTGCATCAGTAGAACTTAAGTAA
- the rplJ gene encoding 50S ribosomal protein L10 — protein sequence MTKTQKAEIIEVLSNEFKDAQSVIFCDYKGLSVSELEGLRKIAREKEAKVQVVKNTLATIALKNAELEGIELQDTNILVWGDDSVATSKVVSNFAKNNEKFVIKSAYIDREAADAAKVEAFAKLPGREELLGMLAATWMAPLTCIGFGLNALKEKKEQEAA from the coding sequence ATGACAAAAACACAAAAAGCTGAAATTATTGAAGTACTTTCAAATGAGTTTAAAGATGCTCAGTCTGTAATCTTTTGTGATTACAAAGGATTAAGCGTTTCTGAACTTGAAGGTTTAAGAAAAATCGCTCGCGAAAAAGAAGCAAAAGTTCAAGTTGTTAAAAATACTCTTGCTACAATCGCTCTTAAAAACGCTGAGTTAGAAGGTATTGAGTTACAAGACACAAACATTCTTGTTTGGGGTGATGATTCTGTTGCAACTTCAAAAGTTGTTTCTAATTTTGCTAAAAATAATGAAAAATTTGTAATTAAGTCTGCTTACATTGACCGTGAAGCCGCTGATGCTGCTAAAGTTGAAGCATTTGCTAAACTTCCTGGACGTGAAGAACTTCTTGGTATGCTTGCCGCTACTTGGATGGCTCCACTTACATGTATTGGATTTGGTCTTAACGCTCTTAAAGAGAAAAAAGAACAAGAGGCGGCATAA
- the rplA gene encoding 50S ribosomal protein L1: protein MSKRYKQLQEKIDNTKAYSVAEATSTVKELKSAKFDETVEVALNLNVDPRHADQMVRGAIVLPHGTGKTVRVAVFAKGAKADEAKAAGADIVGTDDLVAQVKEGVFNFDVVVAAPDCMGLVGQIGRILGPKGLMPNPKTGTVTPDVATAVNNLKGGQVNFRVDKKGNIHAGIGKVSFDAKQIEENFNTFLKAINKQKPASAKGKYIKSGAISLTMSPAIKLDTAELLDIK, encoded by the coding sequence ATGAGTAAAAGATATAAACAATTACAAGAAAAAATTGATAATACGAAAGCTTACAGCGTTGCTGAAGCTACAAGTACTGTAAAAGAATTAAAAAGTGCAAAATTTGATGAAACTGTCGAAGTTGCACTTAATCTAAACGTAGATCCTCGTCACGCTGACCAAATGGTTCGCGGTGCTATCGTTTTACCACACGGTACGGGTAAAACTGTACGTGTAGCCGTATTTGCTAAAGGTGCAAAAGCGGATGAAGCTAAAGCTGCAGGTGCTGATATTGTCGGTACTGATGATTTAGTTGCACAAGTAAAAGAGGGTGTGTTTAACTTTGACGTTGTTGTTGCAGCACCTGATTGTATGGGTCTTGTTGGACAAATTGGTCGTATCCTTGGACCAAAAGGTCTTATGCCTAACCCTAAAACAGGAACTGTTACTCCAGATGTAGCTACTGCAGTTAACAACTTAAAAGGCGGTCAAGTAAACTTTAGAGTTGATAAAAAAGGTAATATCCACGCAGGTATCGGTAAAGTTAGTTTTGATGCTAAACAAATTGAAGAAAACTTTAACACTTTCTTAAAAGCTATTAACAAGCAAAAACCGGCTTCTGCAAAAGGTAAATATATAAAAAGCGGTGCTATTAGTTTAACTATGTCGCCTGCTATAAAACTAGATACTGCCGAACTACTAGACATTAAATAG
- the rplK gene encoding 50S ribosomal protein L11, protein MAKKIDGYIKLQIDAGKANPAPPVGPALGQRGVNIMEFTKAFNEKTKDMMGFKVPTVITVYTDRSFTFITKQPPASALIMKAAGLKKGTDNPLKNKVGKLTKAQLMEIVNQKIVDLNTDDVEMAANTLAGTARSMGVDIVD, encoded by the coding sequence ATGGCAAAGAAAATAGATGGTTACATCAAACTTCAAATTGATGCTGGTAAAGCAAATCCTGCTCCACCGGTAGGTCCTGCTTTAGGTCAACGTGGTGTTAACATTATGGAATTTACTAAAGCTTTTAATGAAAAAACAAAAGACATGATGGGATTCAAAGTTCCGACTGTTATTACTGTTTATACTGATAGAAGCTTTACTTTTATCACTAAGCAGCCACCTGCATCTGCATTAATCATGAAAGCAGCTGGTCTTAAAAAAGGTACAGATAATCCACTTAAAAACAAAGTTGGTAAATTAACTAAGGCTCAATTAATGGAAATCGTAAACCAAAAAATTGTTGACTTAAATACTGACGATGTAGAGATGGCAGCTAATACTTTAGCTGGTACTGCTCGCTCAATGGGTGTTGATATCGTAGATTAG
- the nusG gene encoding transcription termination/antitermination protein NusG, which produces MAHQWYSIQTYGSERAVRDAIFIMIEEMGLQDAITDVIVPTEDVIDVKDGKKRVSERSLYSGYVFARIDLNTEIQHMIQRIPKVSGFIGEGSKPTPLSEHDINTILDRVNNRAAPKPKVFFEPGEMVRINEGPFANFTATVDEYDLEHGTLKLNVSIFGRATPVDISYTQVEKVI; this is translated from the coding sequence ATGGCACATCAATGGTATTCTATTCAGACATATGGAAGCGAGAGAGCAGTACGTGATGCTATCTTTATTATGATTGAAGAGATGGGACTTCAAGATGCTATTACTGATGTTATAGTTCCTACGGAAGATGTAATAGATGTAAAAGACGGTAAAAAAAGAGTAAGTGAACGTTCCCTTTATTCTGGTTATGTATTTGCAAGAATTGATTTAAATACTGAAATTCAGCATATGATTCAACGCATACCGAAAGTTTCAGGATTTATTGGAGAAGGTAGTAAGCCTACACCGTTAAGCGAACACGATATTAATACTATTTTAGACAGAGTTAACAATCGTGCTGCACCAAAACCAAAAGTATTTTTTGAACCTGGTGAAATGGTTCGTATCAATGAAGGTCCGTTTGCTAACTTTACGGCAACGGTTGATGAATATGATTTAGAGCATGGAACTTTAAAACTAAATGTTTCAATCTTCGGAAGAGCTACACCTGTAGATATCTCTTATACTCAGGTAGAGAAAGTCATATAA
- the secE gene encoding preprotein translocase subunit SecE — translation MNLSTHFKNAKLELAKVIFPTKGQVKQAYISVVIVVAVISAFLALVDLLMSSVMSTILG, via the coding sequence ATGAATTTAAGTACACACTTCAAAAACGCAAAATTAGAATTAGCTAAGGTAATCTTTCCTACTAAAGGTCAGGTTAAACAGGCTTATATTTCAGTTGTAATTGTTGTTGCAGTTATTTCTGCATTTTTAGCTTTAGTTGATTTACTGATGTCTTCAGTTATGTCAACTATATTAGGATAA
- the rpmG gene encoding 50S ribosomal protein L33: MRENIHLGCEKCTRRNYHTTKNKKTHTEKFSVKKYCKWCKEHTNHKEMKL; this comes from the coding sequence ATGAGAGAAAATATCCATTTAGGTTGTGAGAAATGTACTCGTCGTAACTATCACACAACAAAAAATAAAAAAACTCACACTGAAAAGTTTTCTGTAAAGAAATACTGTAAATGGTGTAAAGAGCATACAAATCACAAAGAGATGAAACTGTAA
- the tuf gene encoding elongation factor Tu: MAKEKFERTKPHVNIGTIGHVDHGKTTLTAAITAVLAVTNGAKLMDYDAIDNAPEERERGITIATSHVEYETDSRHYAHVDCPGHADYVKNMITGAAQMDGAILVVSAADGPMPQTREHILLSKQVGVPYIVVFMNKEDMVDDEELMELVEMEIRELLDQYDFPGDDTPIVAGSALQALEEAKSGTLGEWSDKILKLMAEVDAYIPEPARETDKDFLMPVEDVFSISGRGTVVTGRIERGVIKVGEEVEIVGIRDTQKTTVTGVEMFRKEMEQGEAGDNCGILIRGIGKDEVERGQVLCKPGTITPHTKFTAEIYVLSKDEGGRHTPFFNGYRPQFYVRTTDVTGAITLPEGTEMVMPGDNVSITAELIHPIAMEKGTNFAIREGGRTVGAGVVAEIIA, from the coding sequence ATGGCAAAAGAAAAGTTTGAACGTACGAAACCGCACGTAAACATTGGTACTATTGGTCACGTTGACCACGGTAAAACAACATTAACAGCAGCTATTACTGCAGTACTTGCAGTAACTAATGGTGCAAAACTTATGGATTATGATGCAATTGATAACGCACCTGAAGAAAGAGAGCGTGGTATTACTATCGCTACTTCACACGTTGAGTATGAGACGGATTCTCGTCACTATGCACACGTTGACTGCCCGGGTCACGCGGATTATGTTAAAAACATGATTACTGGTGCTGCTCAAATGGACGGTGCTATCTTAGTTGTATCAGCAGCTGATGGTCCAATGCCACAAACACGTGAGCACATTCTTCTTTCTAAGCAAGTTGGTGTACCTTACATCGTTGTTTTCATGAACAAAGAAGATATGGTTGATGATGAAGAGTTAATGGAATTAGTTGAGATGGAAATTCGTGAACTTCTTGATCAATATGACTTCCCAGGTGACGATACTCCAATCGTAGCTGGTTCTGCACTTCAAGCTCTTGAAGAAGCAAAAAGCGGTACATTAGGTGAGTGGTCAGATAAAATTCTTAAACTTATGGCTGAAGTAGATGCATATATCCCTGAGCCAGCTCGTGAAACTGATAAAGACTTCTTAATGCCAGTTGAAGACGTATTCTCAATCTCTGGACGTGGTACAGTTGTTACTGGTCGTATTGAGCGTGGTGTAATCAAAGTTGGTGAAGAAGTAGAAATCGTTGGTATCCGTGATACACAAAAAACTACTGTAACTGGTGTTGAGATGTTCCGTAAAGAGATGGAACAAGGTGAAGCCGGAGACAATTGTGGTATTCTTATCCGTGGTATCGGTAAAGATGAAGTTGAGCGTGGTCAAGTACTTTGTAAGCCGGGTACAATTACTCCTCACACTAAATTTACTGCTGAGATCTATGTACTAAGTAAAGATGAGGGTGGTCGTCATACTCCATTCTTCAACGGTTACCGTCCTCAGTTCTACGTTCGTACAACAGACGTAACTGGTGCTATCACTTTACCAGAAGGTACTGAAATGGTTATGCCAGGTGATAACGTAAGTATAACTGCTGAGTTAATTCACCCAATTGCAATGGAAAAAGGTACAAACTTCGCTATCCGTGAGGGTGGTAGAACTGTTGGTGCTGGTGTTGTTGCAGAGATTATTGCGTAA